The Thermosynechococcus sp. genome has a segment encoding these proteins:
- the acpP gene encoding acyl carrier protein gives MNQSEILEKVKAIVADQLSVDAEKVVPEASFAEDLNADSLDSVELIMALEEEFGVEIPDEEAEKLKTVQDVLDFINNKVAA, from the coding sequence ATGAATCAATCTGAAATTCTCGAAAAAGTAAAAGCCATTGTTGCCGATCAACTCAGTGTTGATGCAGAAAAAGTTGTACCCGAAGCCAGTTTTGCCGAAGACCTCAACGCTGACTCCCTTGACTCCGTGGAGTTAATCATGGCCCTTGAGGAAGAGTTTGGTGTGGAAATTCCCGATGAAGAGGCAGAAAAGCTCAAAACCGTCCAAGATGTCCTTGACTTTATCAACAATAAGGTAGCTGCATAG
- a CDS encoding ribonuclease R family protein codes for MRFTIASLLANFSEDKFVAPKVLEKKLGCDDPESQRELEIALDALERIGLLIKERGKYRRASDDGLIEGRLRCSSKGFCFAIQDAEGGEDIFVREHQLSTAWNGDRVLVRVTREGRRKKSPEGEVKLILERGNPSVIARVKRTEDGFRALPLDDRLLFEIALEPNDLVPDLATVVDQLVHVSIRRYPLGGYLPTGEIAQILGSDAQSAPVLDLICCKHNLVRQFNPALRTAAATLNAQLETLDFSDRQDLRELVTITLVAPGQEPQVAFSLDALGQDLWELGIHMSDVGGLLPRDELLDRTARRQGMSLATPELSLPLLPPELERLRLLPGGDRAAISLLIVINTAGEVQSYRIYRSCIRVDACVTSEQVAATLALGDSSGDWLRAFIHLANAVSQRRQARGSIEVTPAAALSLAYADEGLAPAIFLPKVTPWTSLVILANELLGRHLAKLGVPALYRTQPVPELYAVQDFLKLCQNLNLPLSLDNPSQVTSRDYQRFMAQLATADLAAVLQELLLDKLKPASDSPMALTHFSLATGEGYGHFCSPLQRYTDIVNQRILHLLLTQGRDRRGPRAKERVNLGESSCLAQVNWTVFTTDIQREVETLVNELAPHLQERERQTYTAWKDLVGLQRVRQVQACIGEVRPGIITGVQSYGFFVELLDFNVEGLVHVSSLKDDWYEYRAYAQTLTGRRNRLRYRLGDRVEVLIKNVDSYRQQVDLTVISGGSQATEEDLNGSSDGGETLTPAEDDAPENL; via the coding sequence ATGCGTTTTACGATTGCCAGTCTACTTGCCAACTTTAGCGAAGATAAGTTTGTTGCCCCCAAAGTTCTCGAAAAAAAACTCGGCTGTGACGATCCTGAGAGCCAGCGAGAACTGGAAATTGCCCTGGATGCCCTAGAACGCATTGGCCTGCTCATCAAAGAACGGGGCAAGTATCGCCGTGCCAGTGATGATGGGTTGATTGAGGGGCGGCTGCGCTGCTCGAGCAAGGGCTTTTGCTTTGCCATTCAAGATGCCGAGGGTGGGGAAGATATTTTTGTCCGCGAGCATCAACTCAGTACTGCTTGGAATGGCGATCGCGTGCTGGTGCGGGTCACCCGTGAAGGCCGCCGCAAGAAATCTCCAGAGGGGGAGGTAAAACTCATCCTGGAGCGGGGAAATCCCTCGGTGATTGCTCGGGTTAAACGGACAGAAGATGGGTTTCGTGCGCTGCCCCTCGACGATCGCCTGCTCTTTGAAATCGCCCTTGAGCCAAATGACCTTGTGCCCGATCTGGCGACGGTGGTGGATCAACTGGTGCATGTGAGCATTCGCCGCTATCCTTTGGGGGGCTACCTACCCACGGGGGAAATTGCCCAGATCCTAGGGAGCGATGCCCAATCGGCGCCTGTCCTTGACTTAATTTGCTGCAAACACAACCTTGTCCGCCAATTTAATCCAGCCCTGCGCACAGCAGCCGCCACCTTGAATGCCCAGTTGGAAACCTTGGACTTCAGCGATCGCCAAGACTTGCGGGAACTGGTCACCATTACCTTAGTCGCCCCCGGCCAAGAGCCCCAAGTGGCCTTTTCCCTCGATGCTCTTGGGCAAGATCTCTGGGAGTTGGGGATTCACATGAGCGATGTGGGGGGCTTACTTCCCCGGGATGAACTGCTGGATCGCACGGCTCGCCGTCAGGGCATGAGCCTGGCGACGCCTGAACTCAGTTTGCCCCTATTGCCGCCGGAATTGGAGAGGCTGCGCTTGCTGCCGGGGGGCGATCGCGCTGCCATTTCGCTGCTGATTGTGATCAACACTGCCGGCGAAGTTCAGTCCTACAGGATTTACCGCAGTTGTATCCGCGTTGATGCCTGTGTCACCAGTGAACAAGTAGCGGCTACCCTTGCCCTCGGGGACAGTTCTGGAGATTGGTTGCGTGCTTTCATTCACCTCGCCAATGCCGTGAGCCAGCGGCGACAGGCACGGGGGAGTATTGAAGTGACCCCAGCGGCAGCCCTGAGCCTTGCCTATGCCGATGAGGGCCTTGCTCCTGCCATTTTCCTACCAAAGGTGACCCCTTGGACCAGCTTGGTGATTCTTGCCAATGAACTCCTTGGCCGTCATTTGGCGAAGTTGGGGGTACCGGCCCTCTATCGGACGCAACCTGTACCCGAACTCTATGCGGTGCAGGATTTTCTCAAGCTGTGCCAAAATTTGAACTTGCCCTTGAGCCTAGACAATCCCTCCCAGGTCACGTCCCGCGACTATCAGCGGTTTATGGCGCAATTGGCCACTGCGGATCTGGCAGCTGTGTTGCAGGAACTCTTGCTCGATAAACTCAAACCCGCCAGCGATTCGCCTATGGCACTGACCCACTTTAGTTTGGCCACTGGAGAGGGCTATGGCCATTTCTGCTCGCCGTTGCAACGCTACACTGATATTGTCAATCAGCGCATTTTACACCTTCTCCTGACCCAAGGGCGCGATCGCCGCGGGCCACGGGCAAAAGAGCGCGTCAATCTCGGCGAGTCCAGTTGCTTGGCGCAGGTGAATTGGACAGTTTTCACCACCGACATTCAGCGGGAGGTGGAGACTCTCGTTAACGAATTAGCCCCCCACCTCCAAGAGCGGGAGCGGCAAACCTACACGGCTTGGAAGGATTTAGTAGGGCTGCAACGGGTGCGCCAAGTCCAAGCCTGTATCGGCGAAGTGCGTCCCGGCATTATTACGGGTGTGCAGTCCTATGGCTTTTTTGTGGAACTGCTTGACTTTAATGTGGAGGGCCTAGTTCACGTCAGTTCCCTCAAGGATGACTGGTATGAATACCGCGCCTATGCCCAAACTTTGACGGGCCGGCGTAATCGCTTGCGTTACCGCTTGGGCGATCGCGTGGAAGTGCTGATTAAAAATGTGGATTCCTACCGCCAGCAGGTGGACTTAACGGTCATTAGTGGTGGCTCCCAAGCGACGGAAGAAGATCTCAACGGCAGCAGTGACGGCGGGGAAACCCTCACCCCTGCTGAGGATGACGCCCCTGAGAATCTGTAA
- a CDS encoding ribbon-helix-helix domain-containing protein, translating to MEDKQKVTLYLSPDVHRQLKIAAVVEQETMSTLAERAIEFLLAHPEVLAEYAEQKHGNVHRVYHCPECASALVLRGDELTALVNQPTVIDDDSLSVPSLAVELVSAR from the coding sequence ATGGAAGATAAGCAAAAGGTTACGTTGTATCTCTCCCCCGATGTGCACCGCCAGCTAAAGATTGCCGCTGTAGTCGAGCAGGAAACAATGTCCACCCTTGCTGAGCGTGCTATTGAGTTTCTGCTGGCTCACCCAGAAGTACTGGCGGAATATGCCGAGCAAAAGCATGGCAATGTGCATCGGGTTTATCACTGCCCAGAGTGTGCCAGTGCCCTTGTCCTGCGGGGGGATGAGCTAACGGCCTTGGTCAATCAGCCCACTGTGATTGATGACGACAGCCTCAGTGTTCCTTCGCTCGCCGTCGAGTTGGTGTCTGCCCGCTAG
- a CDS encoding AAA family ATPase: protein MQEELSILIQAQYPLIYLLTSEEERAEQAIATIAQSQVGPQGRSPRKLYIWTVTHGMVEYGHPRNNSHHNTVSPEAAIQWVVHQREPGIYVFKDLHPFIDSPPVTRSLRDAIASFKSSHKTIILMSPEAAQRIPVELEKEIVVVDYPLPSINELDEVLRQQLDSRDRRLTPEAREKLVKATLGLTRDEAEKVFRKAKVTAGRLTEAEVDIILSEKKQLIRRNGILEYMEVDETIDSVGGLEELKVWLRQRANAFSEKAREYGLPQPKGMLILGVPGCGKSLIAKTTSRLWGLPLLRLDMGRVYDGSMVGRSEANLRNALKTAESISPAILFIDEMDKAFAGGAGSSDSDGGTSSRIFGSFLTWMQEKKSPVFVLATANRVERLPGEFLRKGRFDEIFFVDLPNAEERKEIFRIHLTKRRREIDRFDLEQLANICDGFSGAEIEQAIIAAMYEAFAQGREFTQLDIIAASRATQPLSKTMQEQVTALRDWARQRARPAAASVAEYQRLEF, encoded by the coding sequence GTGCAAGAAGAATTGAGTATCCTAATCCAAGCGCAATATCCGTTGATCTACCTCCTGACCTCTGAAGAAGAGCGGGCTGAGCAGGCGATCGCCACCATTGCCCAAAGTCAAGTTGGGCCGCAAGGGCGGTCTCCCCGCAAGCTCTACATCTGGACAGTGACCCACGGCATGGTGGAGTATGGCCATCCCCGCAACAATAGTCACCACAATACTGTCTCACCGGAAGCTGCCATTCAATGGGTTGTTCACCAACGGGAACCGGGCATCTACGTCTTCAAGGATTTGCACCCCTTCATTGATTCGCCCCCTGTCACTCGTTCCTTACGGGACGCGATCGCTAGCTTCAAGAGCAGCCACAAAACCATTATCCTCATGTCCCCCGAAGCGGCGCAGCGAATTCCCGTTGAACTGGAAAAAGAAATCGTCGTTGTTGACTATCCCCTACCCAGTATTAACGAACTAGATGAGGTTCTCAGGCAACAGTTAGATTCCCGCGATCGCCGCCTCACCCCGGAAGCCCGGGAAAAGCTCGTCAAAGCCACCCTGGGCCTGACGCGGGATGAAGCCGAAAAAGTCTTTCGCAAAGCCAAAGTCACCGCTGGGCGGCTCACCGAAGCCGAGGTGGACATCATCCTCTCCGAGAAAAAGCAACTCATCCGCCGCAACGGCATCCTCGAATACATGGAAGTGGATGAAACCATTGATTCTGTGGGGGGCCTAGAGGAACTCAAAGTATGGTTACGTCAACGCGCCAACGCCTTCAGTGAAAAGGCTCGTGAATACGGCTTACCGCAACCGAAAGGGATGTTGATCTTGGGTGTCCCCGGCTGTGGCAAGTCCCTCATTGCCAAAACCACCTCCCGCCTTTGGGGCTTGCCCCTGCTGCGCCTTGATATGGGTCGGGTCTATGATGGTTCAATGGTGGGGCGATCGGAAGCAAATTTGCGCAATGCGCTGAAAACCGCTGAATCCATTTCCCCTGCCATTCTCTTTATTGACGAAATGGACAAGGCCTTTGCTGGCGGGGCAGGCTCCTCAGACTCCGATGGCGGTACCTCTAGTCGCATCTTTGGCTCCTTCCTAACTTGGATGCAGGAGAAAAAGTCTCCCGTCTTTGTCTTGGCAACAGCCAACCGGGTTGAGCGGCTCCCCGGTGAATTCTTGCGTAAGGGCCGCTTTGATGAAATTTTCTTTGTTGATTTGCCAAATGCCGAAGAGCGCAAGGAAATCTTTCGCATTCACCTCACTAAGCGCCGTCGTGAGATCGATCGCTTTGACCTAGAGCAACTGGCCAATATCTGTGATGGTTTTTCTGGTGCCGAAATTGAGCAGGCCATCATTGCTGCCATGTACGAAGCCTTTGCTCAAGGGCGGGAGTTTACCCAGTTAGACATTATTGCCGCTAGCCGTGCCACTCAACCCCTTTCCAAGACAATGCAAGAGCAGGTCACGGCACTTCGGGATTGGGCACGCCAACGGGCGCGTCCGGCGGCGGCTTCAGTGGCTGAATACCAGCGACTGGAGTTCTGA
- a CDS encoding DUF1257 domain-containing protein: MSHFSTLRTKVTDAEILKASLRDLGITVKTNADVRGYNGQRVRADIVAVLDGEYDLGWSRNADGTFDLIADLWGVAKKHNQTELINSINQKYAINKTLAEVKRPGLQSANVKLVVHS; encoded by the coding sequence ATGTCTCACTTCAGCACCCTGCGTACGAAAGTTACCGATGCTGAAATCTTGAAAGCATCCCTGCGGGATCTGGGCATTACGGTGAAAACCAATGCCGATGTGCGGGGCTACAACGGCCAACGCGTTCGCGCTGACATCGTCGCTGTCCTGGATGGCGAGTATGATCTAGGCTGGTCTCGCAATGCTGATGGCACCTTTGATCTCATTGCTGACCTCTGGGGTGTGGCTAAAAAACACAACCAGACCGAGCTGATCAACTCGATCAACCAAAAATATGCCATCAACAAAACCTTGGCTGAGGTGAAGCGCCCTGGCCTTCAGAGCGCCAACGTCAAGCTTGTGGTGCATAGCTAA